The Vitis vinifera cultivar Pinot Noir 40024 chromosome 18, ASM3070453v1 region taCTGTCTTTTAACACATTGATTTAAAATACCATATTACTCGAGAGCCTTTCGGTGGCACAAAAGACGTGTTGATCCAATATTGTATGAAGAAAACATATCATTGTGAATTGCTTCATCAGAAATGAAATTTCCCCTACAACATTTATGtcatgttagaaaaaaaaaattagaaaagtaaaaaaataacaaaaaaacaaaaaaaaaaaacaggaaaagagctaaaaaaaaatagaaaagcaaaaatgaaaagagacaaacaaatttaaatagttAGATGGTTAGATTAGATTAAGATGATTTTAtccccaaatattttttattattattattattattattattattattattatatatccaaatttaaatagtaaataagatAGAGACAAACAAACTtgtaaatatcttttaaaaaatgaaaaacaaaattatatgtataataaatgtcatttaaataatttactCGGTCATTAGAAATGAAGTTGAGAAGAtggaaaaattataattaatttatgaatcattttttaaaaaacaaaaaaataataataataagaaagaaGTGAAGAAACATACCTTTGAATTCGCCTGAGTTGTTTTGCTACATCCAACATGATTGGCCTCTCCTCTGCATTCATTCTACGACACTTGAGAATAAGTCGGAATACTGCTTGAAATTGATGATGGTGGGGGACTCCTCCCCCCTCTGCTAGAATAGTAGGGTCTACAATCCCATTAATTCCATGATTTCTGATATAGGATTGTATGCAGTCCATCAGATAATCCTCCTTTAGATCGTCCATGGAACCTTTGGACACAACTAATTCACGATAGTCCTTTCCCGTTAGAAGGTCGAATAAAAGCAAGCCAAAGCCAAACACATCACTCTTCTCTGAATACACACACAGCCGCAATACTTCAGGTGCTAGATATCCTACAGTCCCGGAAATACGTAAACTCTGTACTTGTGTTTTGCCCTCAGGGAGTGCCATACATAATGTAAAATCAGAGAGCTTCGCACACAAGTCTTGGTCCAAGTAGAAATTTCCAGGATATATATCTCTATGAATGATTGGCCTGGGAAACGCAGTATGGAGATATGTAAGCACTGAAGCAATCTCATTTGCAATTTTTAATCTACTCTTCCACGATAAACCAGTTGGATTGGATCTTAATTGATCCCCAAGATTTCCATTCATTGGAAATTCGAAAACTAAAGTGGGGATTTGTGTTTCTAAGCAACATCCCAAAAGCTTCAAACTATTCTTATGCCCGCTCACTTGTGCTGCAACTGACATTTCATTAGTAACCATCTCAGGATCAGCCAAAAAACCACGAGAATGTGTTGCAATGGAATGATCAAAATACTTCTTCACAAAAACCACTCGACCTTCCAAACAACCTTTATACCATTTGAAACGGGACAAACATGTAAAAATTAGATTCCCATGATTGTAATTGTCAGTAGCTTTTTGAAGCTCTTTGGCTGAAAAGCTACGCATGGGATTGGAGTATTTGccattaaaataagaaattctcTTCTGCAATAACAACCCTCCATTCCTCAATATGCATTCCTTTCTCTCCTTCTTCCCCATCTCAATGTCggttttctctcttcttttccacATACCAAACTATACCCAAGACTTTTCCCTTCTTAGTCTCCTTCCTCAAACTGTGATGATATGGGTAGCTACTAATCTGCCAGCAGAAAAAAGaaacgaaaagaaaagaaaagagccATAATATTCAATATTAATCTTGGTTGTACCCTTGCTAGAATTTTTTTCCATGTAGATATAAAACAAAACAGAATTGATTGAGAAATAAGAATCCAAGAAAAGAAATACATTATCATCTAGCTAAAGTCTTAGTCATTAATCTCAACGGAAAAGTAGCTAGGTACCTCTTAGAGAAGATCCTCTCAGACCTTGAGAAGGGCTTCAAGTCTTTAGGTGAGACGAAGGTGAAAGAGAGAGAATAGCCATTCCCTTGAAGCCATTGCAAGATAGAAATAGAAGTAAAAGATGTCCAGCTGGAGTCCACACGTTTTTGTCATAGTAAACCTTGACCTTAAAAAGGCAGATTGTCGACTAAAAAGACCTCGGGGTGTTTGGTGccagatttttgaaaaaaaaaaaattttgcagttttaaaaaatatttattaaaatataacacTTTTCGAATTATTTCCCAATTTACAGTATTTTTTATTACATCAATCAATAAGAAGTTGTCACTTTACCAAACAACTTCAAGTCAAATATGAAAGCTACTTTTTGATACAATAactttcaaattaaaatgaagCCCAATGTTGAAAAGACAATTTTCAATAGAATTTGTTTAAAAACGttattaatttagaaataatttcaaaagtatcatattttaataaagatatttttaaaattattagattttttcaaaatctcatttgtTACCTTCTAGGAAGTTGTTTGCTATAAGATATGAGACATTATAATTAGCTTAAGAGGGTATGAAAGAGAAATAATTAGCATCAATttgaatatcatatttaaaaattacattttaaaaaaaatacttttattaaaaataaaaattatattatgaatCTTgtattcataataaaaaaaaaattaattataatatcaaTTTGTGGTAAATAGTTTCTATAAAATCTTATCATGAGTTTTTATTtgtgataaataatttttaccggataattttaattcatactTTGTCATAAAATTTGATCCAAGATAAGCCTCAACaacgtaatttttttttaaggttatcaAGGAAACTAATAATTTCAAACAAGTGCCAACTCAAGTCTAGCTGTCACCATGAACATTACCAGATTTTGTGCATTCTTATCTTTGTAACTACTGCTTTTAATTGTGATTGTAAATTTACTTTTCCGTTACATATttttgaatgcctaaaactaAGCCTCTCAGGTTGTATAAAGATATAGAacatgaatagaaaaaaatagtgaattctcttttatggtatcagagtcgaGCCAAACCTCTAACAAGTATCTTTCCTTTCTTGCTTCTTACGACATGGCTGCTATCTCTGCATCTACCATTGATTCACCTATCATCACCATCAATGTTGCCACTACCATCAACGAAAAACTCACCCCCTCTACCTTCCCCCAGTGgagggctcaatttgaagccttgCTCATTGGCCATGATCTCATCGACTTTGTCACGGGTGTAAAAAAATGCCTTGCCATTGATGCAACAAATTCCTCTGCCTCCAAAGCCGTGAACTCCCATTGGGTTCGCCAAGATAAACTTATCCTCCACGCCATCCTTGCTTCCACCTCCACCACTATTACCCATCTTCTTGCTGCCTACAAAACATCCCATGAGGCTTGGACAACACTTAACCGTTTATAATCAGGAAAATCACGGACGCGTGCGATGCAGCTCAATGAAGATTTGACCTTGAGCACTCATGGAACTCGCACTGTCACTGAGTTCCTTCACAGAATCAATGTGATTGTCGATGAACTAGCAATCATTGATCATCCGGTTTCGAATGATGATTTAACCCTCTACATTCTCAATGGATTGGGTCCTAAATTTAGAGAAATTGCGGCACCCATTCGTGCTCGTGAGACCTCTCTGAAATTTGAGGAAATTCATGATCTTCTTGTAGGTCATGAGAGTTACCTCCGACGGCTGGAAAATCAATTGGCAGCAACATTTGTTCCCACCACTCATTACTCTCATCGATAAGGAGGTGCTTCTAGACAACATAAACCGAGCCCTAAGTCTTCCTCCAACAAGGCTCGCATCAACAATTGGCATCACATGGGCCCTCCAATTCGGGCCACAAGAAATTCAAACTGAAATGCCAATGGTGTGATCAAATGGGTCATACGGCCAAAAATTGCCCAAAAATGTCTTTCGTTGACTTCACTGCAAATTGTGCAGCATCCTCCCAAGAAAATAATCACAAGTGGCTAGTTGACTCGACGGCATCTCACAGTATGACAACCGACCTCTCTAATCTgtcaattaattttgaatatgatCGTACTAATGAGGTGGTAATTGGTGATGGATCAGGTCTGCCTGTGTCTCATATTGGTTCATTATCTCTTGCATCGTCTAATCGTGTCTTTCATTTACATGATACCCTTTGTGTTCccacaattcaaaaaaaatcttatttttgttCACCACTTTACTAAGCATAATAATGTTTACCTTGAATTTCATCCTACTTATTTTTTGGTGAAGGATCGGATCACGGGGGCAATACTACTCAAAGGCGAATGTGAAGATGGAGTGTACCCATTTCCGGAGCATCTACCACCAGACTCCAAAAATGTTGTTACCTATATTCATGAACGTACTACACCCGATGAATGGCACAAACGACTTGGTCATCCATTGTCAAAATTAGTCAACCATTTAAttcatgttttttctttacCCACCAATAAAAATGGCCATTTATCTTTTTGTACTTCATGTTCTCAAAATAAAGCTCATCGCCAAACTTTTAATACTCATGGTCTTACTAGCACTGCTCCCATGGAATTGATTTACACGGATGTTTGGGGTCCATCTCATGATATTGGTATTGAtggttcaaaatattattttatttttgttgaccACTATACCAAGTACATTTGGCTCTATCCCATGACTTATAAATCAAATGTTCAAACAATTTTTCCGTAATTCTGAAATCTTGTGGAAAATAAGTTTAACACAAAAAAGTCTCTACTCCAATAATGGTGGGGAATATTGGCCTCAAATCCTATATTTCCGTTCATGGGATTAGTCATTACACAACCGCTCCAcacactccacaacaaaatggtatGTCTGAAAGACAACATCGCCATCTAGTCGAGACTGGTCTCACCTTACTCACGGATGCTCACATGCCTCTCTCATTTTGGCCATATGCGTTTCAAATTGCTGCCTATCTTATAAATTGAATGCCCACCTCGACTTTGAACAATCAATCTCCGtttgaaaaattgttcaaaCAAATGCCAAATTATCTCAAGCTCAAGCAATTTGGTTGCCTATGTTATCCATTAACTAGGCCTTATAATAAACACAAACTTGAGCCCAAGGCCCAACTATGCACATTCGTGGGTTACAGTCTCTCCCAAAACACATATCTATGTTTTGAGCCCACTACCCAAAAGCTTTTCAGTTTTTGGCATGTCATATTTCACGAAGGAACTTTCCCTTTTCCACACCCTAAAAATCCTGGCTCTCCTTCATTTGCTGTCGAAGACCCGTCTGTCACGATCTCGTTGCCACAACTCCTCTTGGTTCCACGCAGCACTACTGAATCTCCGGACGTGGGTATTGAAGTCTCGCCATCGCTTGAGAATGGGTCATCCCCTACACCGACTCCTCTCCAGGTAAGTACTCTCTCTTCTTCTCCCTTGATTTCGAGCCCACTCCCTTCAGCAGAAGTGCATGACCCTGTTATCTCTAATAATGAAGTGCGCACCCACCGAATGACTACCTGATCCATGAATGATATCTATaagccaaaaaaattgtttcttgtCACTAAACACCTTCTTCCATCCTCCTTGGAACCCACTAGTGTTACTGAAGCACTCACTGATTCCCAATGGTGTGACGCTATGTCTTCTGAATTGACTGCATTAATGCATCACAATACATGGCAACTCGTACCACCTCCAAATGATTGTAATATTGTTGGCTGTAAGTGGGTATTTCAGATTAAAAGACATCCTGATGGATCTGTTGATCGGTTTAAGGCCAGACTTGTGGCCAAAGGATTCAATCAGAGACCAAGACTGGATTACAAAGAAACATTCAGTCCTATCGTCAAACCGGTCACAATACGCACTGTCTTAACTCTTGCTATTATGCAAGGTTGGTCTCTAACGCAATTAGATGTCACTAATGCCTTTCTTCATGGGCATCTCACAGAAAAAGTGTATATGAAGCAACCACCTGACTTCAAGAGTCCGAAAAAACCAGATCATGTTTACTACCTTACAAAAGCAATCTATGGACTAAAACAAGCACCCCGTGCTTGGTACTCTGCTCTCAAATAGGCATTGTTAGAATTTGGTTTCATCAATGCTAAATCTGACTCTTCTCTATTTGCGTCTCATGATGGTTCCATACTTGCCTATTGCTTAGTTTATGTCAATGATTTGATTATCACTGGCAACAATTCAACTTTTGTTACAAGCATTATTGATCAACTTGGACAAAAATTCTCTATCAAAGACTTAGGGTCCCTACATTTTTTCCTCGGTGTTGAGGTCATTCATactgttagaaaaattaggttaatccaacctatggtaatcatcctagaggaggggtgaatagggtgatagtctctttttgcaaatttaaactatgtgtaagtaagagacaattatatgcaagtatataataagcaatataaagacaattgcatataaattaaagagtagggaagaaagaatgcaaacacaagagtttataatggttcggcgcaacccagcctacatccactctcctctagcttcaatcccaagcttgaggttccactaattcaaggcttccaaaccaagccttcaagcaatacaattggattatggttccaattcaccctcttggacttttggctccaagcaccctttacacttctcaagagataccacactcttgagaaacttcctctcaaaggtttacaaataaatgatctcacaaaaatcctagcataagaactttaaactcaaatgatacaagaaaactaggattgaaaggtgcactaaggatatgcaagttttagaacaatggtgcactcaaaaaacactcttccaaggctcaaatataatcaagaaaagTTGGGGAaggttaagttttttaaaaaatgaagattagagcctttttatagaagagaaaagccaAACTAACCGTTTGAGGGTTCAACCGATCaagttaggggtcgaccggttgactagccgttagcatttaatgcttggcaggtgaccgttgggccttAACCGGACCTTAACcaaacctcaaccggttgaggttcaaccttgaccgatTGAACAAGAGTtctagaagaaaaaga contains the following coding sequences:
- the LOC100244752 gene encoding non-functional pseudokinase ZED1; its protein translation is MWKRREKTDIEMGKKERKECILRNGGLLLQKRISYFNGKYSNPMRSFSAKELQKATDNYNHGNLIFTCLSRFKWYKGCLEGRVVFVKKYFDHSIATHSRGFLADPEMVTNEMSVAAQVSGHKNSLKLLGCCLETQIPTLVFEFPMNGNLGDQLRSNPTGLSWKSRLKIANEIASVLTYLHTAFPRPIIHRDIYPGNFYLDQDLCAKLSDFTLCMALPEGKTQVQSLRISGTVGYLAPEVLRLCVYSEKSDVFGFGLLLFDLLTGKDYRELVVSKGSMDDLKEDYLMDCIQSYIRNHGINGIVDPTILAEGGGVPHHHQFQAVFRLILKCRRMNAEERPIMLDVAKQLRRIQRGNFISDEAIHNDMFSSYNIGSTRLLCHRKALE